A window of Apium graveolens cultivar Ventura chromosome 8, ASM990537v1, whole genome shotgun sequence contains these coding sequences:
- the LOC141677925 gene encoding DUF724 domain-containing protein 6-like isoform X2 yields MVAWKKGTEVEVTSVDDGFRGVWYLAKITQPPKKSEDGFVLVEYNELVSDEDETKKLCEKVHVELVRPLAPSGIKDDDFEINDVVDVYHKDGWWVGVVEKVLSKDEVLVAFDDPPDKITAKRLDVRFHFDWINGKWVKPDKKIKNSSGLSMLSDYPGNSERQDGSAQKQHPGKSCASTEKKGTDMNDEIVEKVCDAEEVDMFVKEIKGVSAKNCETPPKKHQNSKVLDQELQTLDDFDRPMLSGYSRRQKSRAKKQQAGKRGASTEKTTTGIHDEVVEKEGDAEKVDTSVKEVKGVSAKNCETLLKKFQQNKSMDQEMHTIDDPGRLAMVPNHSGSSTRRSKRVKTQQAEKGSLSTEKKGNTGVHVDIVEKEFVTGAIKGTPFAKDCETSQKKDQKKQSTDREITTVDSTNGSTQGDVSSKRKRGKQIGNRSMGDGRILQNMNMEDSWVGNEAEINAENRLMQTPVDIKSSEKHVQPSSNGSLKVTADEKRTSVCRHSDLPGETEIVPLPEDLEGETVPSKRVRRLKNSLSNEHKGMSKLDKFQNASLGNASLPETHHVKDFNMLMDGNLGDVNDDQVSNSSLPVAKPSPTGTLHVQRQCANANGRLDNFGTPPVAKKDRVDNTNGPKLSSAPGDLPVKFFNQADKNGELGTPASVSIDNMENNQSLPFIKRSPLWKAIESMEIYKRLAQRPHFSPLVKLNEETREGLAIAHMVNFSNLAEKITKLKFSDPITVIERNMETLAELETNGFNVERIRAILTHLLSMKQKGEELQKEYQDIEYKISDSLNEIERVDEEIIRLNQKMEELVAKLGDVVSRKEMKDRVHSTLKSEQDVVSQRVKGLQLEFQNIAGSLCQGCLY; encoded by the exons ATGGTGGCTTGGAAGAAAGGCACAGAGGTAGAAGTAACAAGTGTTGATGACGGGTTTAGAGGGGTTTGGTACTTAGCCAAAATAACACAACCCCCCAAGAAATCAGAAGATGGGTTTGTTTTGGTTGAGTATAATGAGTTGGTTTCTGATGAAGATGAGACTAAAAAGTTGTGTGAGAAAGTGCATGTTGAATTAGTTAGGCCATTGGCTCCATCTGGGATTAAAGATGATGATTTTGAGATTAATGATGTGGTTGATGTTTATCATAAAGATGGGTGGTGGGTTGGTGTGGTTGAAAAGGTTTTGAGTAAAGATGAGGTCTTGGTTGCTTTCGATGATCCTCCGGATAAAATTACTGCTAAGAGACTTGATGTTAGGTTTCATTTTGATTGGATTAATGGGAAATGGGTTAAGCCAGACAAGAAGATTAAG AATTCAAGTGGACTTAGTATGCTGTCTGATTACCCTGGGAATTCTGAAAGACAGGATGGAAGTGCTCAAAAGCAACATCCTGGAAAAAGTTGTGCTTCAACTG AGAAGAAGGGTACTGACATGAATGATGAAATTGTCGAGAAAGTATGTGATGCAGAAGAAGTTGATATGTTTGTCAAAGAAATAAAAGGCGTGTCTGCAAAAAACTGTGAAACCCCTCCAAAGAAACACCAGAACAGCAAAGTCTTGGATCAAGAATTGCAAACTCTCGAC GATTTCGATAGACCTATGCTCTCTGGATATTCTAGAAGACAGAAATCAAGAGCTAAAAAACAACAGGCAGGAAAACGTGGTGCTTCTACCG AGAAGACGACTACTGGCATTCATGATGAAGTTGTCGAGAAAGAAGGTGATGCAGAAAAAGTTGATACTTCTGTTAAAGAAGTAAAAGGCGTGTCTGCAAAAAATTGTGAGACCCTTTTGAAGAAATTCCAGCAGAACAAAAGCATGGATCAGGAAATGCATACTATTGAC GATCCCGGTAGACTTGCTATGGTGCCTAATCATTCTGGAAGTTCCACAAGACGGAGTAAAAGGGTTAAAACACAACAGGCTGAAAAAGGCTCTTTATCCACGG AAAAGAAGGGTAATACTGGGGTGCATGTTGATATTGTGGAGAAAGAATTTGTCACAGGAGCTATTAAAGGTACACCATTTGCAAAAGATTGTGAGACCTCTCAGAAGAAAGATCAGAAGAAACAGAGCACGGACCGGGAAATAACTACTGTTGAT AGCACCAATGGATCAACTCAAGGGGACGTCAGTTCGAAGAGAAAAAGGGGAAAACAAATAG GCAATAGAAGCATGGGAGATGGAAGAATTTTGCAGAATATGAATATGGAAGATTCGTGGGTAGGGAATGAGGCTGAAATAAATGCCGAGAACCGTCTAATGCAGACACCAGTTGATATAAAATCCAGTGAAAAACATGTTCAGCCTTCTAGCAACGGCAGTTTGAAGGTTACAGCTGATGAAAAACGAACAAGTGTTTGTAGGCACAGTGACTTGCCCGGAGAAACAGAAATTGTTCCTCTTCCGGAGGACCTGGAGGGTGAAACAGTTCCGAGTAAAAGAGTCAGGCGGTTGAAGAATTCGCTGTCAAATGAGCATAAAGGGATGAGCAAATTGGACA AATTCCAGAATGCATCACTAGGAAATGCTTCTTTACCTGAGACTCATCATGTCAAAGATTTCAATATGCTGATGGATGGAAATCTTGGTGATGTAAATGATGATCAAGTCAGCAACTCTAGCTTGCCGGTAGCCAAGCCATCTCCAACAG GAACTTTGCATGTTCAACGCCAATGTGCTAATGCAAATGGAAGACTAGATAATTTTGGAACTCCACCAGTTGCCAAAAAGGATAGAGTAGATAACACCAATGGTCCAA AACTGTCTTCAGCTCCAGGAGATTTACCTGTTAAATTTTTTAATCAAGCTGATAAAAATGGTGAACTTGGAACACCTGCCAGTGTAAGCATTGATAATATGGAAAATAATCAGAGTTTACCATTCATTAAGCGTTCACCACTCTGGAAAGCTATTGAGTCTATGGAAATATACAAGAGGTTGGCACAGAGGCCACACTTCTCTCCTCTGGTCAAATTAAATGAAGAAACTCGCGAAGGATTGGCTATTGCTCATATGGTAAATTTTTCCAATCTGGCAGAAAAAATTACAAAGCTAAAGTTCTCTGATCCTATCACTGTAATTGAAAGAAATATGGAAACTCTTGCTGAGTTGGAAACCAACGGGTTTAATGTCGAAAGAATTCGAGCAATCTTGACCCATTTATTGTCGATGAAACAAAAAGGAGAAGAGCTTCAAAAGGAATACCAAGATATTGAATATAAGATATCGGATAGTTTAAATGAGATAGAAAGAGTTGATGAAGAAATCATTCGATTAAACCAGAAAATGGAAGAACTTGTAGCAAAGCTGGGCGATGTTGTATCGAGGAAGGAGATGAAGGATAGGGTGCACTCGACATTAAAATCAGAACAAGATGTGGTGAGCCAACGTGTTAAGGGCCTGCAACTTGAATTTCAAAATATAGCTGGGTCTCTGTGCCAAGGGTGTTTATATTGA
- the LOC141677925 gene encoding DUF724 domain-containing protein 6-like isoform X4 yields MVAWKKGTEVEVTSVDDGFRGVWYLAKITQPPKKSEDGFVLVEYNELVSDEDETKKLCEKVHVELVRPLAPSGIKDDDFEINDVVDVYHKDGWWVGVVEKVLSKDEVLVAFDDPPDKITAKRLDVRFHFDWINGKWVKPDKKIKNSSGLSMLSDYPGNSERQDGSAQKQHPGKSCASTEKKGTDMNDEIVEKVCDAEEVDMFVKEIKGVSAKNCETPPKKHQNSKVLDQELQTLDDFDRPMLSGYSRRQKSRAKKQQAGKRGASTEKTTTGIHDEVVEKEGDAEKVDTSVKEVKGVSAKNCETLLKKFQQNKSMDQEMHTIDDPGRLAMVPNHSGSSTRRSKRVKTQQAEKGSLSTGAIKGTPFAKDCETSQKKDQKKQSTDREITTVDSTNGSTQGDVSSKRKRGKQIGNRSMGDGRILQNMNMEDSWVGNEAEINAENRLMQTPVDIKSSEKHVQPSSNGSLKVTADEKRTSVCRHSDLPGETEIVPLPEDLEGETVPSKRVRRLKNSLSNEHKGMSKLDKFQNASLGNASLPETHHVKDFNMLMDGNLGDVNDDQVSNSSLPVAKPSPTGSDSSRTLHVQRQCANANGRLDNFGTPPVAKKDRVDNTNGPKLSSAPGDLPVKFFNQADKNGELGTPASVSIDNMENNQSLPFIKRSPLWKAIESMEIYKRLAQRPHFSPLVKLNEETREGLAIAHMVNFSNLAEKITKLKFSDPITVIERNMETLAELETNGFNVERIRAILTHLLSMKQKGEELQKEYQDIEYKISDSLNEIERVDEEIIRLNQKMEELVAKLGDVVSRKEMKDRVHSTLKSEQDVVSQRVKGLQLEFQNIAGSLCQGCLY; encoded by the exons ATGGTGGCTTGGAAGAAAGGCACAGAGGTAGAAGTAACAAGTGTTGATGACGGGTTTAGAGGGGTTTGGTACTTAGCCAAAATAACACAACCCCCCAAGAAATCAGAAGATGGGTTTGTTTTGGTTGAGTATAATGAGTTGGTTTCTGATGAAGATGAGACTAAAAAGTTGTGTGAGAAAGTGCATGTTGAATTAGTTAGGCCATTGGCTCCATCTGGGATTAAAGATGATGATTTTGAGATTAATGATGTGGTTGATGTTTATCATAAAGATGGGTGGTGGGTTGGTGTGGTTGAAAAGGTTTTGAGTAAAGATGAGGTCTTGGTTGCTTTCGATGATCCTCCGGATAAAATTACTGCTAAGAGACTTGATGTTAGGTTTCATTTTGATTGGATTAATGGGAAATGGGTTAAGCCAGACAAGAAGATTAAG AATTCAAGTGGACTTAGTATGCTGTCTGATTACCCTGGGAATTCTGAAAGACAGGATGGAAGTGCTCAAAAGCAACATCCTGGAAAAAGTTGTGCTTCAACTG AGAAGAAGGGTACTGACATGAATGATGAAATTGTCGAGAAAGTATGTGATGCAGAAGAAGTTGATATGTTTGTCAAAGAAATAAAAGGCGTGTCTGCAAAAAACTGTGAAACCCCTCCAAAGAAACACCAGAACAGCAAAGTCTTGGATCAAGAATTGCAAACTCTCGAC GATTTCGATAGACCTATGCTCTCTGGATATTCTAGAAGACAGAAATCAAGAGCTAAAAAACAACAGGCAGGAAAACGTGGTGCTTCTACCG AGAAGACGACTACTGGCATTCATGATGAAGTTGTCGAGAAAGAAGGTGATGCAGAAAAAGTTGATACTTCTGTTAAAGAAGTAAAAGGCGTGTCTGCAAAAAATTGTGAGACCCTTTTGAAGAAATTCCAGCAGAACAAAAGCATGGATCAGGAAATGCATACTATTGAC GATCCCGGTAGACTTGCTATGGTGCCTAATCATTCTGGAAGTTCCACAAGACGGAGTAAAAGGGTTAAAACACAACAGGCTGAAAAAGGCTCTTTATCCACGG GAGCTATTAAAGGTACACCATTTGCAAAAGATTGTGAGACCTCTCAGAAGAAAGATCAGAAGAAACAGAGCACGGACCGGGAAATAACTACTGTTGAT AGCACCAATGGATCAACTCAAGGGGACGTCAGTTCGAAGAGAAAAAGGGGAAAACAAATAG GCAATAGAAGCATGGGAGATGGAAGAATTTTGCAGAATATGAATATGGAAGATTCGTGGGTAGGGAATGAGGCTGAAATAAATGCCGAGAACCGTCTAATGCAGACACCAGTTGATATAAAATCCAGTGAAAAACATGTTCAGCCTTCTAGCAACGGCAGTTTGAAGGTTACAGCTGATGAAAAACGAACAAGTGTTTGTAGGCACAGTGACTTGCCCGGAGAAACAGAAATTGTTCCTCTTCCGGAGGACCTGGAGGGTGAAACAGTTCCGAGTAAAAGAGTCAGGCGGTTGAAGAATTCGCTGTCAAATGAGCATAAAGGGATGAGCAAATTGGACA AATTCCAGAATGCATCACTAGGAAATGCTTCTTTACCTGAGACTCATCATGTCAAAGATTTCAATATGCTGATGGATGGAAATCTTGGTGATGTAAATGATGATCAAGTCAGCAACTCTAGCTTGCCGGTAGCCAAGCCATCTCCAACAGGTTCAGATTCTTCAA GAACTTTGCATGTTCAACGCCAATGTGCTAATGCAAATGGAAGACTAGATAATTTTGGAACTCCACCAGTTGCCAAAAAGGATAGAGTAGATAACACCAATGGTCCAA AACTGTCTTCAGCTCCAGGAGATTTACCTGTTAAATTTTTTAATCAAGCTGATAAAAATGGTGAACTTGGAACACCTGCCAGTGTAAGCATTGATAATATGGAAAATAATCAGAGTTTACCATTCATTAAGCGTTCACCACTCTGGAAAGCTATTGAGTCTATGGAAATATACAAGAGGTTGGCACAGAGGCCACACTTCTCTCCTCTGGTCAAATTAAATGAAGAAACTCGCGAAGGATTGGCTATTGCTCATATGGTAAATTTTTCCAATCTGGCAGAAAAAATTACAAAGCTAAAGTTCTCTGATCCTATCACTGTAATTGAAAGAAATATGGAAACTCTTGCTGAGTTGGAAACCAACGGGTTTAATGTCGAAAGAATTCGAGCAATCTTGACCCATTTATTGTCGATGAAACAAAAAGGAGAAGAGCTTCAAAAGGAATACCAAGATATTGAATATAAGATATCGGATAGTTTAAATGAGATAGAAAGAGTTGATGAAGAAATCATTCGATTAAACCAGAAAATGGAAGAACTTGTAGCAAAGCTGGGCGATGTTGTATCGAGGAAGGAGATGAAGGATAGGGTGCACTCGACATTAAAATCAGAACAAGATGTGGTGAGCCAACGTGTTAAGGGCCTGCAACTTGAATTTCAAAATATAGCTGGGTCTCTGTGCCAAGGGTGTTTATATTGA
- the LOC141677925 gene encoding DUF724 domain-containing protein 6-like isoform X3 gives MVAWKKGTEVEVTSVDDGFRGVWYLAKITQPPKKSEDGFVLVEYNELVSDEDETKKLCEKVHVELVRPLAPSGIKDDDFEINDVVDVYHKDGWWVGVVEKVLSKDEVLVAFDDPPDKITAKRLDVRFHFDWINGKWVKPDKKIKNSSGLSMLSDYPGNSERQDGSAQKQHPGKSCASTEKKGTDMNDEIVEKVCDAEEVDMFVKEIKGVSAKNCETPPKKHQNSKVLDQELQTLDDFDRPMLSGYSRRQKSRAKKQQAGKRGASTEKTTTGIHDEVVEKEGDAEKVDTSVKEVKGVSAKNCETLLKKFQQNKSMDQEMHTIDDPGRLAMVPNHSGSSTRRSKRVKTQQAEKGSLSTEFVTGAIKGTPFAKDCETSQKKDQKKQSTDREITTVDSTNGSTQGDVSSKRKRGKQIGNRSMGDGRILQNMNMEDSWVGNEAEINAENRLMQTPVDIKSSEKHVQPSSNGSLKVTADEKRTSVCRHSDLPGETEIVPLPEDLEGETVPSKRVRRLKNSLSNEHKGMSKLDKFQNASLGNASLPETHHVKDFNMLMDGNLGDVNDDQVSNSSLPVAKPSPTGSDSSRTLHVQRQCANANGRLDNFGTPPVAKKDRVDNTNGPKLSSAPGDLPVKFFNQADKNGELGTPASVSIDNMENNQSLPFIKRSPLWKAIESMEIYKRLAQRPHFSPLVKLNEETREGLAIAHMVNFSNLAEKITKLKFSDPITVIERNMETLAELETNGFNVERIRAILTHLLSMKQKGEELQKEYQDIEYKISDSLNEIERVDEEIIRLNQKMEELVAKLGDVVSRKEMKDRVHSTLKSEQDVVSQRVKGLQLEFQNIAGSLCQGCLY, from the exons ATGGTGGCTTGGAAGAAAGGCACAGAGGTAGAAGTAACAAGTGTTGATGACGGGTTTAGAGGGGTTTGGTACTTAGCCAAAATAACACAACCCCCCAAGAAATCAGAAGATGGGTTTGTTTTGGTTGAGTATAATGAGTTGGTTTCTGATGAAGATGAGACTAAAAAGTTGTGTGAGAAAGTGCATGTTGAATTAGTTAGGCCATTGGCTCCATCTGGGATTAAAGATGATGATTTTGAGATTAATGATGTGGTTGATGTTTATCATAAAGATGGGTGGTGGGTTGGTGTGGTTGAAAAGGTTTTGAGTAAAGATGAGGTCTTGGTTGCTTTCGATGATCCTCCGGATAAAATTACTGCTAAGAGACTTGATGTTAGGTTTCATTTTGATTGGATTAATGGGAAATGGGTTAAGCCAGACAAGAAGATTAAG AATTCAAGTGGACTTAGTATGCTGTCTGATTACCCTGGGAATTCTGAAAGACAGGATGGAAGTGCTCAAAAGCAACATCCTGGAAAAAGTTGTGCTTCAACTG AGAAGAAGGGTACTGACATGAATGATGAAATTGTCGAGAAAGTATGTGATGCAGAAGAAGTTGATATGTTTGTCAAAGAAATAAAAGGCGTGTCTGCAAAAAACTGTGAAACCCCTCCAAAGAAACACCAGAACAGCAAAGTCTTGGATCAAGAATTGCAAACTCTCGAC GATTTCGATAGACCTATGCTCTCTGGATATTCTAGAAGACAGAAATCAAGAGCTAAAAAACAACAGGCAGGAAAACGTGGTGCTTCTACCG AGAAGACGACTACTGGCATTCATGATGAAGTTGTCGAGAAAGAAGGTGATGCAGAAAAAGTTGATACTTCTGTTAAAGAAGTAAAAGGCGTGTCTGCAAAAAATTGTGAGACCCTTTTGAAGAAATTCCAGCAGAACAAAAGCATGGATCAGGAAATGCATACTATTGAC GATCCCGGTAGACTTGCTATGGTGCCTAATCATTCTGGAAGTTCCACAAGACGGAGTAAAAGGGTTAAAACACAACAGGCTGAAAAAGGCTCTTTATCCACGG AATTTGTCACAGGAGCTATTAAAGGTACACCATTTGCAAAAGATTGTGAGACCTCTCAGAAGAAAGATCAGAAGAAACAGAGCACGGACCGGGAAATAACTACTGTTGAT AGCACCAATGGATCAACTCAAGGGGACGTCAGTTCGAAGAGAAAAAGGGGAAAACAAATAG GCAATAGAAGCATGGGAGATGGAAGAATTTTGCAGAATATGAATATGGAAGATTCGTGGGTAGGGAATGAGGCTGAAATAAATGCCGAGAACCGTCTAATGCAGACACCAGTTGATATAAAATCCAGTGAAAAACATGTTCAGCCTTCTAGCAACGGCAGTTTGAAGGTTACAGCTGATGAAAAACGAACAAGTGTTTGTAGGCACAGTGACTTGCCCGGAGAAACAGAAATTGTTCCTCTTCCGGAGGACCTGGAGGGTGAAACAGTTCCGAGTAAAAGAGTCAGGCGGTTGAAGAATTCGCTGTCAAATGAGCATAAAGGGATGAGCAAATTGGACA AATTCCAGAATGCATCACTAGGAAATGCTTCTTTACCTGAGACTCATCATGTCAAAGATTTCAATATGCTGATGGATGGAAATCTTGGTGATGTAAATGATGATCAAGTCAGCAACTCTAGCTTGCCGGTAGCCAAGCCATCTCCAACAGGTTCAGATTCTTCAA GAACTTTGCATGTTCAACGCCAATGTGCTAATGCAAATGGAAGACTAGATAATTTTGGAACTCCACCAGTTGCCAAAAAGGATAGAGTAGATAACACCAATGGTCCAA AACTGTCTTCAGCTCCAGGAGATTTACCTGTTAAATTTTTTAATCAAGCTGATAAAAATGGTGAACTTGGAACACCTGCCAGTGTAAGCATTGATAATATGGAAAATAATCAGAGTTTACCATTCATTAAGCGTTCACCACTCTGGAAAGCTATTGAGTCTATGGAAATATACAAGAGGTTGGCACAGAGGCCACACTTCTCTCCTCTGGTCAAATTAAATGAAGAAACTCGCGAAGGATTGGCTATTGCTCATATGGTAAATTTTTCCAATCTGGCAGAAAAAATTACAAAGCTAAAGTTCTCTGATCCTATCACTGTAATTGAAAGAAATATGGAAACTCTTGCTGAGTTGGAAACCAACGGGTTTAATGTCGAAAGAATTCGAGCAATCTTGACCCATTTATTGTCGATGAAACAAAAAGGAGAAGAGCTTCAAAAGGAATACCAAGATATTGAATATAAGATATCGGATAGTTTAAATGAGATAGAAAGAGTTGATGAAGAAATCATTCGATTAAACCAGAAAATGGAAGAACTTGTAGCAAAGCTGGGCGATGTTGTATCGAGGAAGGAGATGAAGGATAGGGTGCACTCGACATTAAAATCAGAACAAGATGTGGTGAGCCAACGTGTTAAGGGCCTGCAACTTGAATTTCAAAATATAGCTGGGTCTCTGTGCCAAGGGTGTTTATATTGA
- the LOC141677925 gene encoding DUF724 domain-containing protein 6-like isoform X1 produces the protein MVAWKKGTEVEVTSVDDGFRGVWYLAKITQPPKKSEDGFVLVEYNELVSDEDETKKLCEKVHVELVRPLAPSGIKDDDFEINDVVDVYHKDGWWVGVVEKVLSKDEVLVAFDDPPDKITAKRLDVRFHFDWINGKWVKPDKKIKNSSGLSMLSDYPGNSERQDGSAQKQHPGKSCASTEKKGTDMNDEIVEKVCDAEEVDMFVKEIKGVSAKNCETPPKKHQNSKVLDQELQTLDDFDRPMLSGYSRRQKSRAKKQQAGKRGASTEKTTTGIHDEVVEKEGDAEKVDTSVKEVKGVSAKNCETLLKKFQQNKSMDQEMHTIDDPGRLAMVPNHSGSSTRRSKRVKTQQAEKGSLSTEKKGNTGVHVDIVEKEFVTGAIKGTPFAKDCETSQKKDQKKQSTDREITTVDSTNGSTQGDVSSKRKRGKQIGNRSMGDGRILQNMNMEDSWVGNEAEINAENRLMQTPVDIKSSEKHVQPSSNGSLKVTADEKRTSVCRHSDLPGETEIVPLPEDLEGETVPSKRVRRLKNSLSNEHKGMSKLDKFQNASLGNASLPETHHVKDFNMLMDGNLGDVNDDQVSNSSLPVAKPSPTGSDSSRTLHVQRQCANANGRLDNFGTPPVAKKDRVDNTNGPKLSSAPGDLPVKFFNQADKNGELGTPASVSIDNMENNQSLPFIKRSPLWKAIESMEIYKRLAQRPHFSPLVKLNEETREGLAIAHMVNFSNLAEKITKLKFSDPITVIERNMETLAELETNGFNVERIRAILTHLLSMKQKGEELQKEYQDIEYKISDSLNEIERVDEEIIRLNQKMEELVAKLGDVVSRKEMKDRVHSTLKSEQDVVSQRVKGLQLEFQNIAGSLCQGCLY, from the exons ATGGTGGCTTGGAAGAAAGGCACAGAGGTAGAAGTAACAAGTGTTGATGACGGGTTTAGAGGGGTTTGGTACTTAGCCAAAATAACACAACCCCCCAAGAAATCAGAAGATGGGTTTGTTTTGGTTGAGTATAATGAGTTGGTTTCTGATGAAGATGAGACTAAAAAGTTGTGTGAGAAAGTGCATGTTGAATTAGTTAGGCCATTGGCTCCATCTGGGATTAAAGATGATGATTTTGAGATTAATGATGTGGTTGATGTTTATCATAAAGATGGGTGGTGGGTTGGTGTGGTTGAAAAGGTTTTGAGTAAAGATGAGGTCTTGGTTGCTTTCGATGATCCTCCGGATAAAATTACTGCTAAGAGACTTGATGTTAGGTTTCATTTTGATTGGATTAATGGGAAATGGGTTAAGCCAGACAAGAAGATTAAG AATTCAAGTGGACTTAGTATGCTGTCTGATTACCCTGGGAATTCTGAAAGACAGGATGGAAGTGCTCAAAAGCAACATCCTGGAAAAAGTTGTGCTTCAACTG AGAAGAAGGGTACTGACATGAATGATGAAATTGTCGAGAAAGTATGTGATGCAGAAGAAGTTGATATGTTTGTCAAAGAAATAAAAGGCGTGTCTGCAAAAAACTGTGAAACCCCTCCAAAGAAACACCAGAACAGCAAAGTCTTGGATCAAGAATTGCAAACTCTCGAC GATTTCGATAGACCTATGCTCTCTGGATATTCTAGAAGACAGAAATCAAGAGCTAAAAAACAACAGGCAGGAAAACGTGGTGCTTCTACCG AGAAGACGACTACTGGCATTCATGATGAAGTTGTCGAGAAAGAAGGTGATGCAGAAAAAGTTGATACTTCTGTTAAAGAAGTAAAAGGCGTGTCTGCAAAAAATTGTGAGACCCTTTTGAAGAAATTCCAGCAGAACAAAAGCATGGATCAGGAAATGCATACTATTGAC GATCCCGGTAGACTTGCTATGGTGCCTAATCATTCTGGAAGTTCCACAAGACGGAGTAAAAGGGTTAAAACACAACAGGCTGAAAAAGGCTCTTTATCCACGG AAAAGAAGGGTAATACTGGGGTGCATGTTGATATTGTGGAGAAAGAATTTGTCACAGGAGCTATTAAAGGTACACCATTTGCAAAAGATTGTGAGACCTCTCAGAAGAAAGATCAGAAGAAACAGAGCACGGACCGGGAAATAACTACTGTTGAT AGCACCAATGGATCAACTCAAGGGGACGTCAGTTCGAAGAGAAAAAGGGGAAAACAAATAG GCAATAGAAGCATGGGAGATGGAAGAATTTTGCAGAATATGAATATGGAAGATTCGTGGGTAGGGAATGAGGCTGAAATAAATGCCGAGAACCGTCTAATGCAGACACCAGTTGATATAAAATCCAGTGAAAAACATGTTCAGCCTTCTAGCAACGGCAGTTTGAAGGTTACAGCTGATGAAAAACGAACAAGTGTTTGTAGGCACAGTGACTTGCCCGGAGAAACAGAAATTGTTCCTCTTCCGGAGGACCTGGAGGGTGAAACAGTTCCGAGTAAAAGAGTCAGGCGGTTGAAGAATTCGCTGTCAAATGAGCATAAAGGGATGAGCAAATTGGACA AATTCCAGAATGCATCACTAGGAAATGCTTCTTTACCTGAGACTCATCATGTCAAAGATTTCAATATGCTGATGGATGGAAATCTTGGTGATGTAAATGATGATCAAGTCAGCAACTCTAGCTTGCCGGTAGCCAAGCCATCTCCAACAGGTTCAGATTCTTCAA GAACTTTGCATGTTCAACGCCAATGTGCTAATGCAAATGGAAGACTAGATAATTTTGGAACTCCACCAGTTGCCAAAAAGGATAGAGTAGATAACACCAATGGTCCAA AACTGTCTTCAGCTCCAGGAGATTTACCTGTTAAATTTTTTAATCAAGCTGATAAAAATGGTGAACTTGGAACACCTGCCAGTGTAAGCATTGATAATATGGAAAATAATCAGAGTTTACCATTCATTAAGCGTTCACCACTCTGGAAAGCTATTGAGTCTATGGAAATATACAAGAGGTTGGCACAGAGGCCACACTTCTCTCCTCTGGTCAAATTAAATGAAGAAACTCGCGAAGGATTGGCTATTGCTCATATGGTAAATTTTTCCAATCTGGCAGAAAAAATTACAAAGCTAAAGTTCTCTGATCCTATCACTGTAATTGAAAGAAATATGGAAACTCTTGCTGAGTTGGAAACCAACGGGTTTAATGTCGAAAGAATTCGAGCAATCTTGACCCATTTATTGTCGATGAAACAAAAAGGAGAAGAGCTTCAAAAGGAATACCAAGATATTGAATATAAGATATCGGATAGTTTAAATGAGATAGAAAGAGTTGATGAAGAAATCATTCGATTAAACCAGAAAATGGAAGAACTTGTAGCAAAGCTGGGCGATGTTGTATCGAGGAAGGAGATGAAGGATAGGGTGCACTCGACATTAAAATCAGAACAAGATGTGGTGAGCCAACGTGTTAAGGGCCTGCAACTTGAATTTCAAAATATAGCTGGGTCTCTGTGCCAAGGGTGTTTATATTGA